One part of the Rutidosis leptorrhynchoides isolate AG116_Rl617_1_P2 chromosome 1, CSIRO_AGI_Rlap_v1, whole genome shotgun sequence genome encodes these proteins:
- the LOC139901820 gene encoding uncharacterized mitochondrial protein AtMg00860-like codes for MRQNTLFAKKSKCVFATSKVEYSGHVISAEGVSTDHPTKIKAMANWFMPKTLRQLRSFLGLTGYYMRFITNYAMISRPLNLLTKKDSFLWSDLATIAFNETDASGIGIGANLQQGGHPIAFISKILSQRHQALSTYDRQFLDIMQALEK; via the coding sequence ATGAGGCAAAATACCCTGTTTGCAAAGAAATCCAAGTGTGTATTTGCTACTTCCAAAGTAGAGTATTCGGGGCATGTTATTTCTGCAGAAGGTGTTTCTACTGATCACCCAACAAAGATAAAAGCTATGGCAAACTGGTTTATGCCTAAAACATTGAGACAGTTGAGAAGTTTTTTGGGATTAACTGGATATTACATGAGATTCATAACAAATTATGCTATGATTAGTAGACCACTGAACTTACTCACAAAGAAAGATTCATTTCTATGGTCAGATTTAGCTACAATAGCTTTTAATGAGACTGATGCTTCTGGGATAGGTATTGGAGCAAATCTGCAGCAAGGAGGTCATCCAATTGCTTTTATAAGCAAGATACTTTCACAAAGACATCAAGCTCTGTCTACTTATGATAGACAGTTCCTGGACATTATGCAAGCATTGGAAAAATAG